A stretch of the Bremerella alba genome encodes the following:
- the flhF gene encoding flagellar biosynthesis protein FlhF, which yields MNIRSFRAKSMHEALELVRKELGPDAALLHTREVPQRGLKGLFGGKEIELAASSETNLKSRFEIEEPEPETEHEPELEAEPVLPEPVVEIASPPEDVIAKDDAGIDLEAMSFSQSFFSSGPGWPPSILRIRERLVEAEVPGFLADSVCEKVLSTHTEESQQDEAVLLNAIRAELAASIYVGRDIDDPRDYPRIVAAIGPTGVGKTTTIAKLAARAKFDHKRRVGLVTVDTYRIAAVDQLQTYAEIMDLPMKIVSTPMEVRSAINELSDCEQIFIDTAGRSPRDEVQVQQLRSLIKAASPDETYLVLSAPSSSKSLAEAVAKFTTVAPSSWVLTKIDEVGSLGNTLSFLQDPQLPLAYVTNGQDVPQAIAAAEAEDLVARIL from the coding sequence ATGAACATTCGCTCGTTCCGCGCCAAATCGATGCACGAAGCGTTAGAGCTAGTTCGCAAAGAACTAGGTCCCGACGCCGCATTGCTTCACACGCGAGAAGTCCCGCAGCGTGGCTTGAAGGGACTATTTGGCGGCAAAGAAATCGAATTGGCCGCTTCGTCGGAAACGAACCTGAAAAGCCGTTTCGAGATCGAAGAGCCGGAACCAGAGACTGAACACGAGCCAGAGTTGGAAGCGGAGCCGGTCCTGCCGGAGCCAGTCGTGGAAATTGCCTCGCCGCCTGAGGATGTCATCGCGAAGGATGACGCGGGTATCGATCTGGAAGCGATGTCTTTCAGTCAAAGCTTCTTTAGCAGCGGCCCCGGTTGGCCCCCCTCGATATTACGCATACGGGAACGACTGGTGGAAGCCGAGGTGCCAGGCTTCCTGGCTGACTCGGTCTGCGAGAAAGTTCTGTCCACACATACCGAAGAGTCGCAGCAAGACGAGGCGGTGCTATTGAATGCAATCCGAGCCGAACTAGCTGCTTCGATCTACGTGGGCCGTGATATCGACGACCCCCGCGATTATCCACGTATCGTCGCGGCGATCGGTCCGACGGGCGTAGGCAAGACAACCACGATCGCCAAGTTGGCGGCACGCGCCAAGTTCGATCATAAGCGACGCGTCGGTCTGGTAACGGTCGATACGTACCGGATCGCGGCGGTCGACCAGCTGCAAACTTACGCCGAGATTATGGATCTTCCGATGAAGATCGTTTCTACTCCGATGGAAGTTCGGAGTGCTATCAACGAGTTGTCTGACTGCGAGCAGATCTTCATTGATACGGCCGGACGAAGCCCGCGTGATGAAGTCCAAGTCCAACAACTCAGATCTTTGATAAAAGCAGCTTCCCCTGATGAGACCTATCTGGTACTTTCCGCCCCCAGCAGCTCGAAGAGCTTGGCCGAGGCGGTGGCAAAGTTCACCACCGTGGCTCCTTCCAGCTGGGTATTAACCAAAATTGATGAGGTTGGCTCGTTGGGTAACACATTGAGTTTTCTGCAAGATCCCCAGCTACCGCTGGCATACGTGACCAACGGTCAGGACGTTCCCCAGGCCATTGCCGCTGCCGAAGCGGAAGACCTGGTTGCTCGCATCCTGTAG
- a CDS encoding FliA/WhiG family RNA polymerase sigma factor, giving the protein MATTTATREDVSHLWEAYKEDSSRKELRNQLIERYLPLVKYNGERIWARLPEGVELDDLISAGVFGLMDAIDAFDMSRGVKFETYCVPRIRGAMLDELRTMDWVPRLVRSKASKLNEATKQLEAKFGRHPTHQELAEHMQLPLKELEKMVSDANAVGLISLNKKWYETDSYKDVREIDILEDKKGEDPTRRIQKNDLMRLVTKGLNRNERLIIILYYYEELTMKEIGATLDLSESRVSQMHSSIVSRLQSQLGRRKPEFGTV; this is encoded by the coding sequence ATGGCAACGACGACCGCGACCAGGGAAGACGTGTCTCATTTGTGGGAAGCCTACAAAGAAGACTCGTCGCGGAAAGAACTACGAAACCAACTTATTGAACGCTATTTGCCGCTTGTGAAATACAACGGCGAACGGATCTGGGCTCGGCTGCCAGAAGGGGTCGAACTCGACGACCTGATCTCGGCAGGCGTCTTTGGCTTGATGGACGCAATCGATGCGTTCGACATGAGCCGAGGCGTGAAGTTCGAAACGTATTGCGTCCCGCGTATTCGCGGTGCAATGCTCGACGAACTTCGAACCATGGACTGGGTTCCGCGTCTAGTACGCTCGAAAGCGAGCAAGCTAAACGAAGCGACCAAGCAATTGGAAGCCAAGTTCGGACGGCATCCCACCCACCAAGAGCTGGCCGAGCATATGCAGCTGCCGCTCAAAGAACTTGAAAAGATGGTCTCCGACGCCAACGCCGTCGGGCTCATCAGCCTCAATAAAAAGTGGTACGAAACGGACAGCTACAAAGATGTCCGTGAGATCGATATTCTGGAAGATAAGAAGGGGGAAGACCCCACGCGTCGCATTCAAAAGAATGACCTGATGCGTCTGGTGACCAAGGGGCTCAATCGCAACGAGCGTCTGATCATCATTCTTTACTACTACGAAGAGCTGACCATGAAAGAAATCGGTGCCACGCTCGATCTGAGCGAAAGCCGAGTCAGCCAAATGCACAGTAGCATCGTCTCGCGACTGCAAAGTCAGCTCGGACGCCGAAAGCCAGAATTCGGGACCGTATAA
- the flhA gene encoding flagellar biosynthesis protein FlhA, with amino-acid sequence MILPIGIVTSVLVILMPLPAALMNLLLTANITAGVIILLTTIYVKTPLEFNIFPSLLLATTLARLVLNVATTRLILTGAASEGMDAAGGVIQSFGEFVAGDRVEVGIIIFIIIVLIQFLVITKGATRISEVAARFALDGMPGRQMAIDADLNAGIIDEVEAQQRRAEITQQADFFGAMDGASKFVRGDAIAGIIITLINIVGGLIIGVSSGLDVLEAAQIYTKLTIGDGLVSQVPAFLISLAAGLLVTRSTEESNLPVEFIKQLFSRPEALGVAGCFLGLLIFSGLPPLPLLIIGAGCIGIAVMTKKGQTQKTQTEAAATEKKQQEEQEAAKKDDRIEDYLTVDPMEMELGVGLVRLAAPSRGGDLLPRITGVRQNVASEIGVILPKVRIRDNMRLQENQYRIKISNNVVAENTIYPEGLLAIAMSGAKGELPGEKTRDPAFNQPAVWIEPGMRPQAEMMGYTIVEPTSVLATHLQRVSKKHADDLLTRDATKHLLDELKETSPAVVDELIPAAMKIGDVQAVLQLLLREEVSIRQLARILETLGDHIGRTKDPVWLAEFVRHKLARTICTKYRDKEGRIYVVPLDPAMQDRIASGIEMERGAFARMSPQAIEMTCRSISTGIEKLRGIGKPPIVLVNPQIRPAVKQLTNNFIPDLIVLSHNEITNDTMIESMGIISDTMPGNNPPPPGKGPQQPPPKK; translated from the coding sequence TTGATCCTGCCGATCGGCATTGTCACCAGCGTGCTGGTGATTCTGATGCCGTTACCGGCAGCGTTGATGAATTTGCTGCTGACGGCAAACATCACGGCTGGGGTCATCATTCTGCTGACGACCATCTACGTGAAGACGCCACTCGAGTTCAATATTTTCCCGTCGCTATTGCTCGCGACCACGCTGGCACGGCTTGTGTTAAACGTGGCTACGACGCGACTCATTCTGACCGGGGCGGCATCGGAAGGAATGGACGCGGCCGGCGGTGTGATTCAAAGTTTTGGCGAATTCGTGGCCGGCGACCGCGTCGAAGTCGGGATCATTATCTTTATTATCATCGTGCTCATCCAGTTTCTGGTGATCACTAAGGGTGCCACGCGTATCAGTGAAGTGGCTGCCCGCTTCGCGTTAGATGGGATGCCGGGGCGTCAGATGGCGATCGACGCCGACCTGAATGCTGGTATCATCGACGAGGTTGAAGCCCAGCAGCGACGTGCCGAAATTACCCAGCAAGCCGACTTCTTCGGGGCGATGGACGGTGCTAGTAAGTTTGTACGCGGTGATGCGATCGCAGGTATTATCATCACCCTTATCAATATTGTTGGCGGCTTGATCATCGGCGTTTCCTCTGGACTAGATGTTTTAGAAGCCGCCCAGATTTACACCAAGCTAACCATCGGTGACGGTCTGGTGAGCCAGGTGCCGGCATTTTTGATCTCGCTAGCTGCCGGTTTGTTGGTGACGCGAAGTACCGAAGAATCGAACCTGCCGGTCGAATTCATCAAACAGTTGTTCTCTCGTCCTGAAGCATTGGGCGTGGCTGGCTGCTTTCTAGGGCTGTTGATTTTCTCGGGGCTGCCACCGCTTCCTTTGCTCATTATCGGTGCCGGGTGCATTGGCATCGCGGTGATGACCAAGAAGGGGCAAACCCAAAAGACACAAACCGAAGCCGCCGCGACCGAGAAGAAGCAGCAAGAGGAACAAGAGGCCGCCAAAAAAGACGACCGAATCGAAGACTACCTCACCGTCGACCCCATGGAGATGGAACTGGGCGTTGGGCTCGTGCGTCTGGCGGCACCGAGTCGGGGTGGCGACCTACTGCCGCGTATCACTGGCGTCCGTCAAAACGTGGCCAGCGAAATTGGGGTGATCTTGCCGAAGGTCCGCATTCGCGACAACATGCGTCTGCAAGAGAATCAATACCGCATCAAGATCAGCAACAACGTGGTCGCCGAAAATACGATCTATCCCGAAGGCCTGCTGGCGATTGCCATGAGTGGTGCTAAGGGAGAGTTGCCTGGCGAAAAGACACGTGACCCGGCATTCAACCAGCCGGCCGTGTGGATTGAGCCCGGCATGCGTCCGCAAGCCGAAATGATGGGCTACACGATTGTCGAACCCACCTCCGTCCTGGCAACACATCTACAACGCGTCTCGAAAAAGCACGCCGACGATCTACTTACCCGCGATGCCACGAAGCACCTGCTGGATGAGCTTAAGGAAACATCGCCGGCGGTTGTCGACGAGTTGATTCCAGCGGCAATGAAGATCGGCGACGTTCAAGCGGTGCTTCAACTGTTGCTTCGCGAAGAAGTATCGATCCGACAACTAGCACGTATCTTAGAAACATTGGGCGACCATATCGGCCGCACGAAGGACCCGGTGTGGCTGGCCGAGTTCGTCCGGCACAAGCTGGCACGAACGATCTGTACTAAGTATCGCGACAAAGAAGGCCGCATCTACGTGGTGCCGCTCGACCCGGCCATGCAGGACCGAATTGCCTCGGGAATTGAAATGGAACGCGGGGCGTTTGCCCGGATGAGTCCTCAGGCAATCGAAATGACTTGCCGGTCGATCTCGACCGGTATCGAGAAACTGCGAGGCATTGGCAAGCCGCCGATTGTGTTGGTCAATCCGCAGATTCGACCTGCCGTGAAACAACTCACCAATAACTTCATCCCTGACCTGATCGTGCTGAGTCACAACGAGATTACCAACGACACGATGATCGAATCGATGGGCATCATCAGTGATACCATGCCTGGCAACAATCCGCCTCCGCCAGGGAAGGGTCCGCAGCAACCGCCGCCGAAGAAGTAA
- a CDS encoding MinD/ParA family ATP-binding protein has product MLAKRAMIGGTPAFAKAKTFVLFGGSSGVGTTTVCHNLACAMGLAGHRVATIDLNPSNPGLAELTGRTPTIGIDELLTGRLDLHEYLVPGLAASLLLPTDQSSATGQWPVAEVDRFIEQLMGLGRHADIVLIDAGNELTPLASELWRMAQLFLVVLNPTADAITAGYERIRSLHGFSPRKVAHVIMNRASSDSGHLELVAGMDSTAGKFLNLAIESAGHVEMASEIGAAFHAAEPFIQRYADHAACKSIQRIADRLVQMSLSLSQSPASRKAI; this is encoded by the coding sequence ATGCTTGCCAAGCGCGCCATGATCGGCGGCACGCCAGCGTTCGCGAAAGCGAAGACCTTCGTGCTCTTTGGGGGTAGTTCTGGAGTGGGGACAACGACCGTTTGTCACAACCTGGCTTGTGCGATGGGACTGGCCGGGCATCGTGTTGCCACGATTGACTTGAATCCCAGCAATCCGGGGCTCGCCGAGTTAACCGGTCGCACACCCACGATCGGTATCGACGAACTATTGACCGGACGGCTCGACTTACACGAATACCTGGTCCCAGGCTTAGCAGCGTCGCTGTTGTTGCCAACCGACCAGAGCAGCGCGACCGGTCAGTGGCCGGTGGCCGAGGTCGACCGCTTTATCGAACAACTCATGGGACTGGGACGTCATGCCGACATCGTATTGATTGATGCCGGCAATGAACTGACTCCCCTGGCCAGCGAACTGTGGCGAATGGCCCAGCTATTTCTGGTTGTGCTTAATCCCACGGCAGACGCCATCACGGCGGGCTACGAACGTATACGATCGCTGCATGGTTTTTCGCCAAGAAAAGTTGCGCATGTGATTATGAATCGCGCCTCGAGTGATTCGGGGCATCTAGAATTGGTCGCCGGTATGGATTCGACCGCCGGTAAGTTCTTAAATCTGGCGATTGAATCGGCAGGGCACGTCGAGATGGCTTCCGAGATCGGAGCTGCATTCCACGCTGCCGAGCCGTTTATTCAACGCTACGCCGATCATGCGGCGTGCAAGTCGATCCAGCGGATTGCTGATCGTCTGGTGCAGATGTCGTTAAGTCTTTCTCAGTCACCTGCTTCAAGAAAGGCCATTTAA